AAAGGCATTCGATCGCCTTTTGGAAAAAAGTGGTTTATCCGTTCACGATTTTTGTGATGCTTGCTTTAGCCCTTCCATTTGCTTACTTAAAAGTGAGGGCTGGTAGTGTCGGCATCAAGGTGTTCGGCGGCATCATGTTAGGCATGAGCTTTCAGCTATTTAACTCCCTATTCTCAAATGTCGGCCTCTTGAGCGCATGGCCAACCTTCTTGACAGCCCTCATTCCGCCAATGCTCTACTTCCTATTAGCATTAGCGGCATTGCGCTCAGTTTCTAAAGCCTAATACCCAAAATTCATATAGAATTTGATTCCTATATCTTTGTAGATATATAGATAGGAATCGCATATGAACCTTCATCAATTCCGCTTTGTCCGCGAAGCCGTAAGACAAAACTTCAACCTCACCTCTGCTGCTAAGGCTCTATTCACATCGCAACCCGGCGTATCAAAGGCGATTATCGAATTGGAAGATGAGCTTGGGGTTGAGATTTTTCGTCGTCACGGAAAGCGCATTCGCTCCCTTACCGAACCAGGTAAACGTATTCTGAGCTCCATTGAGCGCATCCTTGATGAGGTTGAGACACTCAAGCGGGTGGGTAAGGATTTTGCAAGTCAAGATCAAGGCAACTTTGTGATTGCTACTACTCATACTCAGGCACGTTATGCACTACCTAAAGTGCTTACTGAATTTACAAAACGTTTTCCTAAAGTGCGCGTCAGCATCCAACAAGGAAGCCCAGGCCAAATTGCCGAGTTACTCAGTCATGACCGCGCAGACATTGCCATTGCTACGGAAGGAATCGCTAATACACCCGGCGTACTAGCACTACCAGGCTATCAATGGCAGCATGTCATCATGGTGCCATTAAGTCACCCATTACTTAATCAAGCCACCGTAACCCTTGAGGAGATAGCAAAGTATCCCATCATCACTTATGACAAAGCCTTTGCAGGTCGAAGCAAAATTGACGCAGCCTTTGCACAACGCAGCATCACCCCTGACATTATTTTGGAAGCCATTGATGCGGATGTAATCAAAACCTATGTTGAAGCAGGAATGGGTATTGGTATTGTTGCTGGCCATGCCTATGACCCTGACCGAGATCGTAATCTTAAAGTGATTCCTGTGGGTCACTTATTTGGAAACAATGTCACGCACATTGGCGTTAAACAAGGCGCCTATTTGAGATCGTTCGTCTACACGTTTATTGAGCTTTTCTCACCAACCCTCACCAAAAAAATTGTTGAGCAAGCAATGAGTGAGAAAGCAGAGACCTACGAAATTTAGAAGCTAAGAAGCTTGGGGAAATTACTGGTTGAATAACCTGTAAATGGTGCCTCGGGGCGGACTCGAACCGCCACGCCT
Above is a genomic segment from Polynucleobacter wuianus containing:
- a CDS encoding CysB family HTH-type transcriptional regulator — its product is MNLHQFRFVREAVRQNFNLTSAAKALFTSQPGVSKAIIELEDELGVEIFRRHGKRIRSLTEPGKRILSSIERILDEVETLKRVGKDFASQDQGNFVIATTHTQARYALPKVLTEFTKRFPKVRVSIQQGSPGQIAELLSHDRADIAIATEGIANTPGVLALPGYQWQHVIMVPLSHPLLNQATVTLEEIAKYPIITYDKAFAGRSKIDAAFAQRSITPDIILEAIDADVIKTYVEAGMGIGIVAGHAYDPDRDRNLKVIPVGHLFGNNVTHIGVKQGAYLRSFVYTFIELFSPTLTKKIVEQAMSEKAETYEI